Below is a genomic region from Miscanthus floridulus cultivar M001 chromosome 1, ASM1932011v1, whole genome shotgun sequence.
TTTGCTACCTTGCAGAAACGTGAAACAGAAGCTAGTAAAAGTGGAATCAAGTCAAGCATATATAAAATTCACCAGTGGCAAAATTGCAAATGCCCCTACTACATTGGTCTTCCAATGGAACCTACCAGTAAAAATAGCACAGATAGCATACAGAAATCAACTATGAATATGGCAGAACTTGAATACTAGGTTCATATCTTGGATAAAAAACACTTGTCACCAATGTAACTCGAATGTACCTTGAGCTGGCCTGCCTCAGTAACGAGGAAGTTCAGTGGGATGGTCACATCAAATACTTGTGAAGCCATGTCATTATGTATCTCATTCAATTCACTGCTCTCTTTGATTTTTTTGCGACTGCCATACAAAGCCTTTATTATCACCAATCCATTGTTCTCTAGCTGTCTATTCTTCTTACGATTGGAGACAGGTTCCAGTAATTTTTGAGCTTTTTCAGCTGCCTTCCTGGCTTCAGTTAGCTATACAGGAAAATGGTATCTTCAATTACTTGCcaattgttttaaaaaaaatcacttGAACATGGAAAAGCAGTTAGGGAAATATTGCAAAGCTACATACTGCAAGAAAGAAAAATCACGATTTGATTAAAAAGGTGAAATGCTTGTATACCATTTAGACTAGTATGTGGCAACCAAATTTGGGTGATTGTTCCAAAACAAAACTATACATTAATAGGGTGTTTGGTTTAAGGAATGGGTTAGTACGTAGTCCATCGTCTTCTtactcctttttttttctttggtttgtggaatggaaTGGATTGATTCATCATCGCCTCATTCATcataagctaataattagtactagTGTGAGGAATGGAGTCATTCCACCAAATTTAAGAATGCACTGCCTCATCTAGAATGGTTCAGTTTCAAACAGGAAAGTAGAATGAGTTCCACCTCCATTTAGAAATGTGATACACACAATAACCTCACGATACCTGCGTAGATAAGCCTTCCATCTTTTGTAGTGTTTTCTGCTTTTCTCGCTTAAGGTAGTAAGGCTTTACAACATATGTCTGTTAAACAATAAGAAGCCACAGCAAGGCTTTAGTTAACAGATGCAGTTAAGGTGGAGAAAGTAAGATAGCAAGAGTACAACATAAGTAGAGCTGTAAGATATCAAGAACAGAACTAGGTCAGGAATAGAACCTGAAGTAGAAAATACAGTGTTGAAGGAATAGCAAATGCACTGGTAACAAATAATGCATTTAAATCAGTCGAAAGCAAGACCTGCAGAATTAAGCAGCACTCAGTGGAACTTGAACAGAGAATGACAGTGGGAAAAACATGTTAACAAAACCTCCATGTGTTGGTAGGGATCGATAGTTCAGTACTGAAAGCAAATAAAATCGTGTTGAATAAGCTTTGATCTTGGTGCCATAATTATACACTACTCCCTCTGCCCCCAAAATATTTGCATctttgtgattcaaattttgtcccAATATAAAAGCTAACATAGGAGGTGATATAGCCATATCCAGGGTGTGGGGCAACGTGTAGCAGTACTGCTCTTGCCGGTAAAAAAACAATTTCcctttcaaagaaaaaaaaagcaagGGCCTTATCCCTCTGTCAGCGAGTCCAGAAGCTTCTGTCCACCTCTCTTACAAACCAGTCAATCAACGTTCCTTCCTTTTATAGGGGTAGGAATGTAATGTAACAGCTGCACAAATCTACCCACCACCTAGACGTCTaaatattttgggacggagggagtgtcAGATAAACAAAACATATGAAACCCAGAAGAGACTCCAAGGGAGAACAGCTCCACTTACTGGGATAATTAACTTTTGCCCAGCACGATGTAACTCAAACCTCCAAGAGACGCCCTACATCAGACACGAAGGAATTCAGAGCACAAAATGGTTGGAAGAATATGACAAGATGTCAAAACTACAAGGAAAGATCAGTTGTGGTGAAATATGTTAAGCAATACAGTAGAAGTTTTCTACAAAAATATCATGAGAAGACAAGTGGTTAAGATGATCAATATCATGACAacagacaacaacaacaacaaagcctgtcagtcccaaacaagttggggtaggctagagttgaaacccaccaagagcccctagtcacggttcaggcacatcAATAGCTAAATATCATGACAACAGAAGATGAGAAAAAAAAACTGCATTGGCCACATCATAATTGCACCTAAAACTAAAAACAGCATGGTAAGATCTCTTATAGAACGCCATCTGTCTAACTGAACTGACAAGGTCAAGACTCTTAGAAAATAGCATTAATGCAGTCTGCACCAGCAGTCTACATAGGGCAAGTTCAAGAAGCAAAGTGACTAATTGAGAACACATAGGACAAGGGACCTTAGAAACAAGCAATCACCTGAATTCCTATGTTATACATCATCCTTACAGTACTAAATTCTGATATTCGCCTCCCTCCTCCAATTTCAAAATCAAGGGCCGTGCTGCAATAGAGCAGTCAAAAAATTGTAACAGAAGGTTAcaaactcataaaagaatgcatgTTATACAGCCAGAAACAAGGGATTTCAAAACTTTAGCTACCTTCCAACTCTACCAGCGATGCGTGCATGAGATTTGGAGGAGAAGCGATGCGTGTAATGAGCAGATGCACCAAAAAAACTAGTTCCAAactgaggagaaaaagaaaaagtaatTAATAATTGAACACCACCAAACGAGAAGCATCAATGTTGGCCTGACATAAGAGGAGAAAATATATAAAAACAGGTAGCTGTTGAAGGAAGAAGGCATTGCAGATTTACAACCGAAGTACACAAAATCAATTCAAATGTGTGGACACTATGGccctgtttggcagagctccaACTGTTTCATTAATGCCTGGGTTGGCTTCTAAGTGAGACTACCTTTACTTCTCCAGTTGCAGTACTTTTTTCATCCTTCTTTTGCCATCCAACAGAAATACTTGATTCATCACCAAGGACAAGCTGTATCTGGAAGTTGGTGAAAAGAGAAAACAACAGACACAAGTGGTAAAGAACATCAGCTTTACctgcacaaaaaaaatatatatgcagTAGATGAACTATCATCCTACACTTAATAGTGCAGCTGTAAGTAAAAAGATAGCAGGTAAGAGAAAACTATGCTAAAAATGCCTTACTAGAGATCAAGAAAAACTAAAGGAAGACGCATCTTGAACATCTATAGCATTTGAAAAATTCTCAGAAGTTATTGCTGTAACTTATCCAGGATTGACAACTAATTCTTTACATGGACCCAAGATACAGGGCCATAAGAGGCCTAAACTTACACATTAACGATGTAACTGTAAAATTAGCAGTTTTTTTCTGGAACCACTGTAAAATTAACAGTTGATGTTCACACTAGGCATGAATCTAAATTAAGGGGAATTTCATCCATACCTCCATTTGAGGGGGTACTTCTTATTTATAGCACCAAACTAGTGAATGACATGTGGGGTCTAGTCCCACATGTGTCATTGAAACAAGTTGATAGTATAGAGGAAAGTGCACCTCAGGTGATGGTACAGGTGaaaaaattcccaaaaattaATATGGCCAGAATTCATTCTGTCTAAAAGTTTGCTTAGCTCCAGCAATCCTGTAACTGTAAGCTTTGTGTCTCAACTAAAACACTATGTTTAGACTAAATATAATTGTTCACATAGTCATGTATACATCTATTATTCAAATCACAGAGGACCATCATGTACATCATTATATTGAAGAGTTAAATGCTGAGTTAGTTTCACATGTGCAGATGAAGAGAGCATTTGAGCTTAGGGGTCATACATTTCCAACAGCATTGTCAGATAATTGGCGAGTCCAGGCATTTGACAAGTTGATAGACCCATCTCTCAAAGAAACAGCAAGTCCAGAAGTTGCTGTAGAATGTGGTGAAATTTGACTGAAGTACACAATTTTGACAAATTACAATTTGCAACATGCATGGAATTAGCAACAGATGAAATAAATTATGGGATGGCATTCTCACCGAGACATCTGCGTGCCAATAACAGAACGTAGTCCCACTGTGGCCATAAACTCGATAGAGGAA
It encodes:
- the LOC136486205 gene encoding chaperone protein dnaJ 13-like; the encoded protein is MASAPEPEDGRELYALLHLSPDASGEEIRRAYRQFAQIYHPDKYQDSQMKEVATENFQRIRDAYEILSDENKRQIYDIYGMEGLNSGLELGPKLSKPEEIKEQLERLRRRKEEEKIFTHALPNGSIIANFSVPHYLNGGGIMRGMAMSSEVELPVSKQNTVVVGGNLAVNGSAGSGAASTVLRHQLSPVSSIEFMATVGLRSVIGTQMSRQISPHSTATSGLAVSLRDGSINLSNAWTRQLSDNAVGNIQLVLGDESSISVGWQKKDEKSTATGEVKFGTSFFGASAHYTHRFSSKSHARIAGRVGSTALDFEIGGGRRISEFSTVRMMYNIGIQGVSWRFELHRAGQKLIIPVLLSTDLNALFVTSAFAIPSTLYFLLQTYVVKPYYLKREKQKTLQKMEGLSTQLTEARKAAEKAQKLLEPVSNRKKNRQLENNGLVIIKALYGSRKKIKESSELNEIHNDMASQVFDVTIPLNFLVTEAGQLKLHDGIKKSGIMGFYDPCPGDPKLLLVEYTFHGRKYKVMVDDYEALLIPQDIHQF